AGTGAGAGTGCTGGTCTCCGCCGAGACGATGGAGAGCGCGATGGCCCACCACGGGGCGGATCTGTCGGCCAGGAAGTAGTTCTTCAGCGACTTGTCTGAACTACGGAAGCGCAGGCCGAAGAGCGTGATGCCAATGAGGTACAGCGCGACGAGCGCGAGATCGAAAGGATGAAGGCGGGCGGGGAGCATTGTGGATGAGTGTATAGGTTAGCGAGTTAGCGGGTCAGCAAGTCAGCTGATTCAGGGCGTTCTTCGACTTTGTCATCCCGTAGCGAAGCGCAGGGATCTGCTGTTACGGAAACTTGAGAACGCCGGATAGCTTTCGCGAATTCCTCAGACATCCGGTTTGTGCGCTCCGGGCGACCCCACCCTTTCGCGATGAAGCCGCGAAAGAATGGGGCACGGTGGGGTATTAGAGGAGTTGGCCGCGGAGGATGGTTTGGGTGCGGCGGCCGGAGGGGAGGTAGACATTGAAGTTTGCGGGAGCGCCTTCGATGAGGGCTTCGGGCAGACCCAGCATGCGGGCGGGGTTTGCGGTGGCCAGACGAATCGCCGTGGGGAGATCAGCACCGGTAAAGGTCTGCAGGTTGGCTACGGCCTGATCCAAAGAGAGCACGCTTCCGGCGAGAACGCCTTCCGCCGAAGTGCAGCGGCCGTCTTTGACCTGGACTTCGGTGCCGCCGAGTTTGTAGGTGCCATTGGGCATGCCCATGGCTTCCATCGCATCGGTGATGAGAATGGCCTGTTTGGGACCTTTTGCTTTGAGCCAGAGGCGAATCAGTTCAGGAGCAACGTGGATGCCGTCGCAGATGAGGTCGGCAAAGAGCTTGTCGTCGTCCAGAGCAACGCCGAGAATGCCCGGCTCGCGATGATTGAGAGCGCGCATGGCGTTGAAGGTGTGCGTCGCGTTGGTGGCTCCTGCGGCGATGCCCGCGAGAGCCTCGGACTTCACAGCGTTGGAGTGGCCGATGGAGATGCGGATCCCAAGTTCTTTGGCGTGTGCGATGGTGTCGAGCGCATTGGGGAGCTCCGGAGCGATCGTGATCAGACTGATGTGGCCGCGTGACGCGTCCCAGAACTTATTGAGCAGGTTCACCGTAGGAGGAATGATGAACTCGGTCGGGTGCATGCCTTTCTTGGCGTGCGAGACGAAGGGGCCTTCGAGGTGAATGCCGATGATCTTCGCCGCATCCCCTTCGGGCGTGCGTTCGATGCCCGTCGCAAGGGCATCTAGGGCATGGTACGTAGAGTCGAGCGAAGCCGTGACGGTGGTGGCGAGGTATTCCGTTACGCCTGTCTTCGCAAGGTGCGCGGAGACGGTGTGGAGGGCGGAGGGTGTGCCTTCCATGACGTCGTGCCCGGCTGCGCCGTGGATGTGGATGTCGAGGAGACCGGCGGTGAGGATGGCTTCGCCGAAGTCGTGCGTGACGCTGGAAGCTTCTGTACTTGCGCGGGAGGAGACCGCGGCGATGCGGTCTCCTTCGAGCGTGATCAGAGGATTATCGAGGACGCCTGTTGCGGTGATGAGTTGCTTTGCTGTGAGAGTTGTTGCCATGAGTTCAGTGAGCCGCCGTGACCGGGGGTGCCGGAATACCGAGTTCTGTTGCGGTGGGGATGGTCTGCGTGGCGGTCCACTGGCGCTGGGCGGAGCGGACCTTGTCGATACGCGAGAGCCAGAGCTGGGTGGTGAGATCGTAACGAGCTAGGTTGTTATGCAACCAGTAGGGGCGGTAGCTCTTGAGCCAGGCCTGTTCGTAGAGATCGCGCGTGAGAGAGTAGCCGTCGCGCAGGTCCTGCAGCTTGCCATTGACGCCGTTGATCGCGCCGAGAGAGCTTCCGACCAGGGAACGATCGGTCTTCACCTTGCTCGTCTGGTTCTTTGAAGCAAGAGCGTAGTAGTTGGCGATCTCGTCTGTGACCTGGAACTTCAGACCGATGAGGTCCATGCGACGAGCACCGAGTTCGAGAGCATCGAGGGCATCGGTCTCACGCAGGTTGGCGGTCATACGGGCCTGGCGGACGAGCACAATGGCGCGCTCTGCATGGAGGCGAAGCTCCGAAGTATAGGGACGAATGAGGTCTCCGAGGTGCTGACCGTCCGGCGACCAGGGATCGACCCAAAAGAGGAGGTCGGAGCCATCGGACTGCTTGAAGTTGTCCTTCAGAAGGGCGTGCGCAAGCATCATCTCCTTCTGGGCCTCGTCGATCTTGCCAGTGGCGTCACCGTGGAAGACTGCACCGTAGGCGGATTGGAACTGCGGAATGGGAGCCTCTCCCTGCTGCCAGGCGGCGGCGGCTCCATAGAGGATGCCGTACCAGTCGGAGTTGATGAGGCCTTCGCCATCGTCGTTCCAGATGGTGTTGAGCTGGCCGGTGCAGCCGCCCTGCTGACCTTCGGCGGTGAACTTCTGGATGTTGGCGAACATCATGTTGTTATTCGGGTAGACGCGCGACCAGTTGTTCACGCCCGGAGAGACCCAGCACTCGATGCCTGCGTCGATGTAGGGCTTGATCCAGGGAGCGAAGCCCTTGGGTTGCGGGTTGTACTCCCAACCGAGAGCGATCACAGAGTCCTTGAAGGTCTGCGGAAGCGCCTTGACGAGCGCTGGATCGTGCATGGCGATGTCGCCCCAGAAGAGTATCTTGCGGTTGAGCGGCTTGAGCTCCGCAACGATCTTCTGCATGTAGTCGAGGTAGACCGCGCCGAGACCGCGTGTATCGACGTCGGCCTTGGTCTGGCCACGGCCGAGTTCGTTGGTCTCATCCGCACCCACATGGAGATAGGGGCTGGGATAGATCTGCGAGAGTTCGATGAACATCTGCTTGGTGAGCTGGAGGGAACCGGGCTGGCCGGGAGCCATGACCTGTCCGTGCGGCGTTTCGGAGAGTGGCGAGTACTGCTCGTAGTTGAGCAGGTAGTGAACGTGGCCGAAGGCTTCCTGCTCGGGAATGACGGTGATGTGGTACTTCGCGGCGTAGGCGACGAGCTCGCGGGCGTCAGCGGCGGAGATGGAGCCTCCCGGCGGCGCTATGAGCGGCTGCGAGGCGTACTGCATGGTGTGTTCAAAGTAGGGCGAATAGACGTTGAGCTTGAAGGAAGCAAGGATACGAATCTGCTTCTTCTGGAAGTCGAGCGTCGGAACGGGGCCGCGCGAGAGATCGTCGTCGAGACCGCGAATCTTCAGGGTAGGCCAGTCGCGGATGGTCGCGGTGTGGAGCATCTTGTTCGCATCCACGAGCTGCTTGGCCGTCTGTGCACCATAGAAGACGCCGGAGGGTGTGCTGCCGATGACGGCGATGCCGTTTCCGGCGGGAAGGATCACGTATCCCTCGGCGTCCATGTCGGCGGTCCAGGTGATGTGGGCATTCGACATGGCGGATTTGGCCTCGGCGGAGTTCGTGCGCATAAGGGCGATCTGCGGCGCTGTGGTGGAGGCGACGGAGATACCACGCTCGAAGAGGGCCTTGCCCAGATCGTCGGCGGCGAAGGAGTCCTCTTTGTCGCACTGATTGCAGACGATGGAGACACCGTTAACGACGTTGATCGGAGCCGCATCGTGGACTTCGCGCGGCATTGGGATGAGCGCGAGTTGGGCCGAAAGGGCGAAGGGCGCGAGCACGCAGGCAGCGAAGGGAAGCAGGCGAAGCCGATGAAGATGCATACGGCAACGTTAACCGATGAATGCCTTGCATGGGAAATGATCTGGTAATCGGACGGAATGGGGCGGGCTTGGCTGTGTGCGACTGAATCAACGACATCGCCCTTCAGAGCAAATCCTTCGAGCGAATGGTCGACTTCTGCGTCCATCTGGTAAGGACAGGGTGATATGCATCGGTTGGACGAAACTGCAGGGAGATTCGGTCTGAACAAGGCGCTTCTCTTTATTGCGAGGATCGCGCTTGTTGTGAGTTCCGCGCTTCATGCCCAGGAAATCACAGGGACCTGGCAGGGAATTTTGCCCGATGCCGACAGTCCGCGGATTGTCCTCAAGATCGCGAAGAACGAGGATGGCTCTCTGCGCGGTGGTTACTCGCTGATCGATCGCGATAGCTCCAGCGTCCCTTTCTCTGCCGTCTCTTTTGCTTCCCCGAAT
This genomic stretch from Terriglobus saanensis SP1PR4 harbors:
- a CDS encoding beta-N-acetylhexosaminidase, whose protein sequence is MHLHRLRLLPFAACVLAPFALSAQLALIPMPREVHDAAPINVVNGVSIVCNQCDKEDSFAADDLGKALFERGISVASTTAPQIALMRTNSAEAKSAMSNAHITWTADMDAEGYVILPAGNGIAVIGSTPSGVFYGAQTAKQLVDANKMLHTATIRDWPTLKIRGLDDDLSRGPVPTLDFQKKQIRILASFKLNVYSPYFEHTMQYASQPLIAPPGGSISAADARELVAYAAKYHITVIPEQEAFGHVHYLLNYEQYSPLSETPHGQVMAPGQPGSLQLTKQMFIELSQIYPSPYLHVGADETNELGRGQTKADVDTRGLGAVYLDYMQKIVAELKPLNRKILFWGDIAMHDPALVKALPQTFKDSVIALGWEYNPQPKGFAPWIKPYIDAGIECWVSPGVNNWSRVYPNNNMMFANIQKFTAEGQQGGCTGQLNTIWNDDGEGLINSDWYGILYGAAAAWQQGEAPIPQFQSAYGAVFHGDATGKIDEAQKEMMLAHALLKDNFKQSDGSDLLFWVDPWSPDGQHLGDLIRPYTSELRLHAERAIVLVRQARMTANLRETDALDALELGARRMDLIGLKFQVTDEIANYYALASKNQTSKVKTDRSLVGSSLGAINGVNGKLQDLRDGYSLTRDLYEQAWLKSYRPYWLHNNLARYDLTTQLWLSRIDKVRSAQRQWTATQTIPTATELGIPAPPVTAAH
- the nagA gene encoding N-acetylglucosamine-6-phosphate deacetylase; this encodes MATTLTAKQLITATGVLDNPLITLEGDRIAAVSSRASTEASSVTHDFGEAILTAGLLDIHIHGAAGHDVMEGTPSALHTVSAHLAKTGVTEYLATTVTASLDSTYHALDALATGIERTPEGDAAKIIGIHLEGPFVSHAKKGMHPTEFIIPPTVNLLNKFWDASRGHISLITIAPELPNALDTIAHAKELGIRISIGHSNAVKSEALAGIAAGATNATHTFNAMRALNHREPGILGVALDDDKLFADLICDGIHVAPELIRLWLKAKGPKQAILITDAMEAMGMPNGTYKLGGTEVQVKDGRCTSAEGVLAGSVLSLDQAVANLQTFTGADLPTAIRLATANPARMLGLPEALIEGAPANFNVYLPSGRRTQTILRGQLL